One genomic region from Rosa rugosa chromosome 1, drRosRugo1.1, whole genome shotgun sequence encodes:
- the LOC133727359 gene encoding patatin-like protein 1, translating into MGKGDSLREEINPSYGDRITVLSIDGGGIRGIIPGTILSFLESKLQELDGEEARIADYFDVIAGTSTGGLIATMLTAPDEKKRPLFEARDIVPFYLKHCPRIFPQSSRRIMRMCALIGPKYDGKYLRKMLRQILGARRLHETVTRIVIPTFDIKLLQPHAFSTFEAEIDASEDALLSDVCIGTSSAPTYLPAHHFKTRDSGGNEREFHLVDGGVAANNPALLAMKPTGTVFPGSPDALAAPQSLDYSKYLVLSLGTGTSKTEKKYDAKMASKWGIMGWLYKDGHCPLVDAFTFASGDMVDLHMSLIFRSISCEHNYLRIQDDTLSGHVSSTDKATKKNLKDLVKTGEGLLQKPVSRMNHDTGIFEPVGNEGTNETALIRFAKALSEERRLRKERFHQA; encoded by the exons ATGGGGAAGGGAGATTCTCTTCGTGAAGAAATTAACCCAAGCTATGGTGATAGAATTACTGTTCTAAGCATTGATGGGGGTGGAATTAGAGGCATTATTCCTGGAACCATTTTGAGTTTCCTTGAATCCAAATTACAA GAATTAGATGGAGAAGAAGCGCGAATTGCAGACTACTTTGATGTGATTGCAGGAACAAGCACAGGAGGGCTAATAGCAACCATGTTGACAGCACCTGATGAAAAAAAGAGACCTCTTTTTGAGGCAAGAGATATAGTCCCATTTTATCTGAAGCATTGCCCCAGAATATTTCCTCAATCCAG TCGGAGAATTATGAGAATGTGTGCCTTAATTGGACCAAAATATGATGGCAAGTACCTGAGAAAGATGCTTCGTCAGATACTTGGAGCTAGAAGACTGCATGAAACTGTTACACGAATTGTTATACCCACTTTTGACATCAAGCTGCTTCAACCCCATGCCTTCTCAACCTTTGAG GCAGAGATCGATGCTTCTGAGGATGCATTGTTATCAGATGTTTGCATCGGTACTTCGTCGGCTCCAACTTATCTTCCAGCTCATCACTTCAAAACTAGAGACTCAGGAGGAAATGAGAGGGAATTCCATCTTGTTGATGGTGGTGTGGCAGCAAACAATCCT GCATTGCTGGCAATGAAGCCAACAGGGACAGTGTTCCCAGGAAGTCCAGATGCTCTGGCTGCACCACAAAGCCTAGACTACAGCAAATACCTAGTGCTCTCTCTAGGCACTGGAACTTCAAAGACAGAGAAGAAGTACGATGCAAAAATGGCATCAAAGTGGGGGATCATGGGCTGGCTCTACAAAGATGGCCACTGCCCTTTAGTTGATGCTTTTACTTTTGCTAGTGGAGACATGGTTGACCTTCACATGTCATTGATTTTCAGGTCCATTAGTTGCGAGCATAACTACCTTCGAATCCAA GATGACACTTTGAGCGGGCATGTATCGTCGACGGACAAGGCGACGAAGAAGAACTTGAAGGATCTTGTGAAGACTGGTGAGGGTCTGCTGCAGAAACCTGTTTCCAGGATGAATCACGACACTGGGATTTTTGAGCCTGTGGGAAATGAAGGCACCAATGAGACCGCTCTCATTAG GTTTGCAAAAGCACTATCAGAAGAAAGAAGACTGCGGAAGGAAAGATTCCACCAAGCCTAG